A window of the Loxodonta africana isolate mLoxAfr1 chromosome 3, mLoxAfr1.hap2, whole genome shotgun sequence genome harbors these coding sequences:
- the SH3BGRL3 gene encoding SH3 domain-binding glutamic acid-rich-like protein 3 — MSGLRVYSTSVTGSREIKSQQSEVTRILDGKRIQYQLVDISQDNALRDEMRALAGNPKATPPQIVNGDQYCGDYELFVEAVEQNTLQEFLKLA; from the exons ATGAGTGGCCTGCGCGTCTACAGCACGTCGGTCACCGGTTCCCGCGAA atCAAGTCCCAGCAGAGCGAGGTGACTCGCATCCTGGACGGGAAGCGCATCCAGTACCAGCTGGTGGACATCTCCCAGGACAACGCCCTACGGGACGAGATGCGAGCCTTGGCGGGCAACCCGAAGGCCACCCCGCCCCAGATTGTCAACGGGGACCAGTACTGTGGG GACTATGAGCTCTTCGTGGAGGCTGTGGAACAAAACACACTGCAGGAGTTCCTGAAGTTGGCCTGA